Proteins from a genomic interval of Alteromonas stellipolaris:
- a CDS encoding ABC transporter ATP-binding protein, translated as MELLLNLKNIVKTYHGAETNLKVLSELSFEMAIGDMVSIVGPSGEGKSTLLNIIGCLDTPDSGSYTLKGQNIYGKSQEELAGLRSQYIGFVFQQFHLYQRLTTLENVMLPLVYQGINRRNRIKRSEEILKSVGLGKKLQHKPCELSGGQRQRVSIARALVGNPSMLLADEPTGNLDASTTEDILQLFESLNREGLSILTITHEQSVANRANSVFKLTSGKLIEQRYAA; from the coding sequence ATGGAACTGTTATTGAACCTAAAAAACATCGTAAAAACATACCACGGTGCAGAGACTAATTTGAAAGTCCTCTCAGAACTTAGTTTCGAAATGGCTATAGGGGATATGGTTAGTATCGTGGGACCCTCTGGTGAAGGTAAATCTACGCTACTAAATATCATTGGGTGTTTGGATACGCCTGACTCAGGCAGTTATACCCTTAAAGGGCAAAATATATATGGCAAGTCACAAGAAGAGCTTGCTGGCCTGAGAAGCCAATATATAGGTTTTGTGTTTCAGCAGTTTCACCTGTATCAACGACTAACCACCCTTGAAAATGTGATGCTTCCTCTCGTTTATCAAGGCATAAATCGTAGAAACCGGATCAAGCGAAGCGAAGAAATCTTGAAATCTGTGGGACTTGGGAAAAAGCTTCAACATAAACCATGTGAGTTGAGTGGTGGCCAACGTCAACGAGTTTCAATAGCTAGAGCTCTGGTTGGGAATCCATCTATGTTGCTCGCTGATGAGCCCACTGGAAACCTGGATGCCTCAACAACTGAAGACATACTCCAACTTTTTGAATCCTTAAATAGAGAAGGCCTTTCTATTTTAACGATTACACACGAACAATCAGTTGCAAATAGGGCTAACTCTGTCTTCAAGCTCACTTCTGGAAAGCTTATAGAGCAGAGGTATGCAGCATGA
- a CDS encoding ABC transporter permease, with product MTPFQFTIAVFGEAFKAIRENMVRCILAVVGIGIGVFSVTAIMIVVLGFKTKLDNQLNTIAPNLIVVEYKQSIKDKLIGKMESLSFQDYIDISNDNLDISNLMATVHPVGFVGKISFEDRFHSTRVVGTGANYLSAYKSFPQYGRYFLEQDYAEKRRVAFLGATVASELNVGPENIGDFFLFNDEWFRLIGIGEEKGRLFGIDQDDYIHIPNNTLNSMIGDEYNSDTSISFSFNDSGNAQNIKSTIKTLISENHFSSPEFVKNVKFTDTKQSVKEFDSISSGVTYIALIIVSISIVVGAIGVTNTMMASYKERIREIGISKAIGATNTFIMWQYMVEGASLTLLGGAVGAVFGYMLGVGLTTVVPGLVTPQVNFLYLVLFTMAFIVLGLTVGYMPAKKASSLTPIEALDTH from the coding sequence ATGACACCTTTTCAATTCACAATTGCGGTATTTGGTGAAGCGTTCAAGGCCATCCGAGAGAATATGGTGCGTTGTATTTTGGCGGTTGTAGGAATAGGTATCGGAGTCTTTAGTGTGACGGCAATAATGATCGTAGTTTTAGGGTTTAAAACGAAACTAGATAACCAACTTAACACAATTGCTCCCAATTTAATTGTTGTTGAATATAAACAAAGTATTAAAGATAAGCTCATTGGCAAAATGGAGTCATTATCTTTCCAAGATTATATTGATATCAGCAACGACAACTTAGATATATCTAATCTAATGGCTACGGTTCACCCAGTTGGCTTTGTAGGAAAAATTAGCTTTGAAGATAGATTTCACTCGACAAGAGTGGTCGGCACAGGGGCAAACTACCTGTCTGCCTATAAGTCCTTTCCCCAATATGGTCGCTATTTTTTAGAGCAAGATTATGCTGAAAAAAGGCGCGTTGCATTCCTCGGTGCAACTGTAGCTTCAGAGTTGAACGTGGGCCCAGAAAATATTGGTGATTTTTTTCTTTTCAATGATGAATGGTTCCGACTGATTGGCATAGGTGAGGAAAAAGGGCGACTCTTTGGGATAGATCAAGATGACTATATTCATATTCCAAACAACACACTCAATTCCATGATTGGCGATGAGTATAACTCAGATACCTCTATATCATTCTCTTTCAATGACTCAGGAAATGCGCAGAACATCAAATCTACAATTAAAACTTTAATTTCTGAGAATCATTTTTCATCTCCAGAATTTGTAAAAAATGTCAAATTCACTGACACAAAACAGTCTGTGAAAGAGTTTGATTCGATTAGTTCTGGAGTTACATACATAGCTTTAATCATCGTGTCGATTAGTATCGTTGTGGGTGCTATAGGCGTGACCAACACGATGATGGCTTCTTATAAAGAACGCATCCGCGAAATAGGTATATCAAAGGCAATAGGCGCTACCAACACGTTCATTATGTGGCAATACATGGTAGAGGGTGCCTCTCTCACATTACTTGGTGGAGCTGTTGGTGCAGTGTTTGGTTACATGCTTGGGGTAGGGTTAACCACAGTAGTGCCTGGCTTAGTTACTCCACAAGTTAATTTTTTATATTTAGTGCTATTTACAATGGCTTTTATCGTGCTTGGGCTTACCGTTGGATATATGCCGGCGAAGAAAGCCAGTAGTTTAACGCCAATTGAAGCGTTAGACACACACTGA
- a CDS encoding HEAT repeat domain-containing protein yields MKDFQNHIDAVNDPRAQQKLAKYYEDNPSITASIKNAEVMPWVREIEERLVRTQNSDFLDSAWFAANKSKLLSDVNEILQKLCFEVELIKKNKLYYSAIYSLSGPATKGIALYQSDALDVSLIVVSKTELQLEKKARKGVRGITILENTMHMFTVKGSGTMEKYCLDEPIDNDQSVPDMFQGRKQEFQYRPGDLISIHGGYDGLTYKSCEINSLFLCVTPKVNSRIVRPQYDVDSGKLLACIASDSLAPRIQMVTILLREFGVTNSAEIIKPLLEHKNPYVRWHVARELYFTDKEGAREVFEMLANDKSPVLREGAQECLKEIYGEETCHM; encoded by the coding sequence ATGAAGGATTTTCAAAACCATATTGATGCGGTAAATGATCCTAGAGCGCAGCAAAAACTCGCAAAGTACTACGAGGATAATCCAAGTATTACAGCCTCTATCAAAAATGCTGAGGTAATGCCTTGGGTTCGAGAGATTGAAGAGCGGCTAGTAAGGACACAAAACTCAGATTTTCTCGACTCTGCTTGGTTTGCCGCGAACAAGAGCAAGCTGCTTAGTGATGTAAATGAAATCCTTCAAAAACTATGTTTTGAAGTAGAGCTGATAAAAAAAAACAAGCTGTATTATTCAGCTATTTATTCTTTATCAGGCCCTGCGACAAAAGGCATCGCGCTTTATCAAAGTGACGCTTTAGATGTTTCGCTTATCGTTGTAAGCAAAACAGAGCTTCAACTAGAAAAGAAAGCGAGAAAAGGCGTAAGAGGGATAACCATCCTAGAAAATACCATGCATATGTTCACGGTAAAAGGTTCCGGCACAATGGAAAAGTATTGTTTGGATGAACCTATAGACAATGATCAATCTGTGCCAGATATGTTTCAAGGACGCAAACAAGAATTTCAATATCGACCGGGTGATTTAATTTCCATTCATGGTGGATATGATGGGTTGACGTACAAATCATGTGAGATTAATTCTCTTTTTCTTTGTGTAACTCCTAAAGTTAATTCACGAATTGTTCGGCCTCAATATGATGTCGATTCCGGCAAACTTCTCGCATGTATTGCGTCAGATAGTCTGGCTCCAAGAATCCAAATGGTAACAATTTTATTGCGAGAGTTTGGTGTTACCAATAGTGCAGAAATAATAAAGCCTTTGTTGGAGCATAAAAATCCATACGTGAGGTGGCACGTCGCGCGTGAACTTTATTTTACGGACAAAGAAGGGGCAAGGGAAGTATTCGAAATGCTTGCGAATGATAAGAGCCCTGTTTTGAGAGAAGGAGCGCAAGAGTGTCTTAAAGAAATTTATGGAGAAGAAACATGCCATATGTAA
- a CDS encoding HEAT repeat domain-containing protein yields MPYVIEHEEKEAISLEELVEYLVDNNIETAKHEEMIEAAPMLAKLGNNPTFLSDMVTKELHNYSEFQDENTYSSQVILLHPPRPDIRFFVRANIWPGKADYLTALNGTDAFFYHRPHDHNFNFLTVGYHGPGYWSDYYEYDYGDIDGYAGEDAQLRFIERSRLDKGKLMLYRAHVDVHDQLPADSFSVSLNIMENSIKNPFLDQYSYDLKNKTIKGIINQNNTDSLFQLALMSDSGNSRDVIEHIAKNHEFSRVRLNAIHALASRQYSVEQAVSVLNSYLAAPSALVRKTVEQSIRRMEQHNAKVKA; encoded by the coding sequence ATGCCATATGTAATTGAACACGAAGAAAAAGAAGCAATATCACTAGAGGAATTGGTTGAGTACCTAGTTGATAACAACATTGAAACAGCCAAACATGAAGAAATGATCGAAGCGGCGCCTATGCTTGCAAAGTTAGGTAATAATCCTACTTTTCTTTCTGATATGGTTACAAAAGAACTTCATAATTACAGTGAATTCCAAGACGAGAATACTTATTCTTCACAGGTTATTCTCTTGCATCCACCAAGGCCTGATATACGGTTTTTCGTAAGAGCCAACATATGGCCTGGAAAGGCAGATTACCTAACTGCATTAAATGGAACAGATGCTTTCTTCTACCATCGTCCTCACGATCACAACTTTAACTTCTTAACTGTAGGGTATCACGGACCAGGTTATTGGAGTGATTACTATGAATATGACTATGGCGATATTGATGGTTATGCAGGTGAAGATGCACAGTTACGCTTTATTGAGCGCTCTAGGTTGGATAAAGGCAAATTAATGCTGTATCGAGCTCACGTTGATGTACACGATCAACTTCCAGCAGACTCATTCTCTGTATCGTTAAATATTATGGAAAATTCCATAAAAAACCCGTTTTTAGACCAGTATTCTTACGATTTGAAAAACAAAACAATCAAAGGGATCATCAACCAAAACAACACAGACTCACTATTTCAACTTGCATTAATGAGTGATAGCGGCAACTCCAGAGATGTAATTGAACACATTGCCAAAAATCACGAATTTAGCCGAGTAAGGCTAAATGCTATCCATGCACTCGCAAGTAGGCAATATTCGGTGGAACAAGCTGTGTCGGTTCTCAACAGTTATTTAGCTGCTCCTTCTGCTCTAGTCAGAAAAACGGTGGAGCAGTCTATTAGAAGAATGGAGCAACACAATGCCAAAGTTAAAGCTTGA
- a CDS encoding ABC transporter ATP-binding protein — MPKLKLDHINRSYGSNHVLNDLSLSLEFDEGAIVGIVGKNGAGKSTLLRILANIDDQHTGTFKVEVQNSEIATKYDVGFLPEERSLPKFGTVFNVLMLWAELRGYKGPHCKKLVETWLSKVNLEDVAGTPIKKLSKGNNQKLQLACCLLHSPKFIIFDEPFSGLDPANQELVMELLIEQKQNGSLIIISAHQLELLERLCDVSYLMVHGTLKMFEKNNLSKKVKRLSYNGDLDERLSFLKPYTGDLQGISPDDLRQLNSREKTQFLEALLSGEVVLNQSKSETLRDHYFANQA; from the coding sequence ATGCCAAAGTTAAAGCTTGATCACATCAATAGGTCTTATGGATCAAATCATGTCCTCAATGACTTGTCACTGAGTCTAGAATTTGATGAAGGTGCCATTGTAGGCATTGTAGGAAAAAACGGTGCTGGGAAATCAACATTACTTCGCATTCTGGCTAATATTGACGACCAGCACACAGGAACATTTAAAGTTGAAGTTCAAAATTCTGAAATAGCAACAAAATATGACGTTGGCTTTCTTCCAGAAGAAAGAAGCCTTCCTAAATTTGGTACTGTTTTTAATGTTTTGATGTTGTGGGCTGAACTAAGGGGTTATAAAGGCCCGCACTGTAAAAAATTGGTTGAAACGTGGTTATCTAAAGTTAATTTGGAAGATGTTGCTGGAACGCCAATAAAGAAATTAAGTAAAGGCAACAACCAAAAACTCCAACTTGCATGCTGTTTGTTGCATTCTCCCAAGTTTATTATTTTCGACGAACCATTTTCCGGACTAGACCCCGCGAACCAGGAGTTGGTGATGGAGCTTTTAATTGAACAGAAGCAAAATGGCTCGTTGATAATTATCAGCGCACATCAACTTGAGCTCTTAGAGCGTCTATGTGATGTGTCATATCTTATGGTTCATGGCACATTGAAAATGTTTGAAAAAAATAACCTAAGTAAAAAGGTAAAACGACTTTCTTACAATGGAGACTTAGATGAAAGGCTTTCGTTTCTTAAACCTTATACCGGTGATTTACAAGGTATAAGTCCCGATGATTTAAGGCAGCTCAATTCTCGGGAGAAAACTCAATTTCTTGAGGCCTTATTGTCTGGCGAGGTCGTTCTTAATCAAAGTAAAAGTGAGACGCTTCGGGACCACTACTTCGCCAACCAAGCTTAA
- a CDS encoding ABC transporter permease — MQKVISLAKFEFLEQLNLKADAISIAIIGAILAARFFTVEFFNATTPVHLAAVVGSYDEQVIDFDRWKDNETLYNIPLLNSEAEAKRMMEQQEIDGYLTFCFTCDARSMTLHSMQEFHSQAYIYDLSSHISEIALPALLNISDVDFELIKNGLAIDYDINNEVVSPSASMLNTIFMFLTVLGILSAFSLLLQAITAEKEEKITQMYISCMNVNEWVDAKVLASLGVSVKAFALYFVFTALILSMFGLLQLEGNDVTQFIMYKVPILILVFAVGFVFWSYLFALVSVLIRDQSSSIKNAAIMLPMAAFGIVVSLGDYIATLGYKALSFFPITFVFAMPNRIITTDVGYLEPMMASAFVLLAAYGVRHLTYRYLRFVD; from the coding sequence ATGCAAAAGGTTATTTCGCTTGCTAAATTTGAATTTCTTGAGCAACTCAACCTTAAAGCTGATGCTATCAGTATCGCCATCATCGGTGCTATTTTAGCTGCAAGGTTTTTTACTGTTGAGTTTTTCAATGCTACAACACCCGTTCATTTGGCCGCAGTCGTTGGGAGCTATGATGAACAAGTTATCGATTTTGATCGATGGAAAGACAATGAGACACTTTATAATATTCCTCTTTTGAATTCAGAAGCAGAAGCTAAGAGGATGATGGAGCAGCAGGAAATAGATGGGTATCTAACGTTTTGCTTTACTTGTGATGCTCGTAGTATGACTCTTCATTCCATGCAGGAGTTTCATTCGCAAGCATATATCTATGATTTATCATCACATATTAGTGAAATTGCTCTACCGGCCTTGTTAAACATATCCGATGTTGACTTTGAGCTCATCAAAAATGGCCTTGCAATAGACTATGACATCAATAATGAAGTCGTGAGTCCCTCGGCTTCTATGCTCAACACCATATTTATGTTCCTTACCGTTTTAGGGATATTAAGTGCATTTTCTCTTTTGCTTCAGGCAATAACCGCCGAGAAGGAGGAGAAAATTACTCAGATGTATATATCTTGCATGAATGTAAATGAGTGGGTTGATGCTAAGGTTCTCGCATCTCTTGGCGTTTCAGTTAAGGCCTTTGCACTATACTTCGTGTTCACTGCTTTAATTCTAAGTATGTTTGGACTTTTACAGCTCGAAGGTAATGATGTTACTCAGTTCATTATGTATAAAGTTCCTATTTTAATACTTGTATTCGCTGTGGGATTTGTGTTTTGGTCTTATCTATTTGCGCTAGTTAGCGTGTTAATTCGAGATCAGTCAAGTTCGATAAAAAATGCTGCGATTATGTTACCTATGGCAGCTTTTGGAATTGTGGTTTCTTTGGGTGACTACATAGCAACCTTAGGTTATAAGGCCTTATCTTTCTTTCCTATAACATTCGTGTTCGCTATGCCTAATAGAATTATTACTACGGACGTGGGTTATCTGGAGCCTATGATGGCATCGGCTTTCGTGTTACTTGCAGCCTATGGTGTGAGACATCTCACATACCGATATTTAAGGTTCGTCGATTAA
- a CDS encoding helix-turn-helix transcriptional regulator — protein MNVKRLRIENGWSQEHLSKISGVSVRTIQRVENGHSSSLETRSALAAVFELDSSIIASGQTLDKESQKWKKQPLLVRLAYWGVKSRESLIRVELIAAFFGLATWIIGPDTLATPSLFIIAYGVSLSIRHADSKGLW, from the coding sequence ATGAACGTAAAGAGGCTAAGAATTGAAAATGGTTGGTCCCAAGAGCACTTAAGCAAAATTAGCGGAGTAAGTGTTAGGACGATACAAAGAGTCGAGAATGGTCACTCTAGTAGTCTTGAAACGCGGAGTGCGTTAGCGGCTGTTTTTGAACTCGATAGCTCAATAATAGCGTCAGGGCAAACACTTGATAAAGAAAGCCAGAAATGGAAAAAGCAGCCTCTATTAGTTAGGTTGGCTTATTGGGGCGTCAAGAGTAGGGAGTCGCTGATTCGCGTTGAGCTTATAGCTGCATTCTTCGGCTTAGCAACTTGGATAATCGGGCCTGACACTTTAGCGACCCCTTCATTATTCATTATCGCGTATGGAGTTTCACTTTCAATTCGCCACGCAGATTCTAAAGGGTTATGGTAG
- a CDS encoding TraM recognition domain-containing protein: protein MSNRLHAPVNADSEVTRYYLESRSAFQLTMDACARIEISTPVLIIFCAFAFVYPAALILLMIIYGVFSINFFVNSDKYKTLPMKLPILLKKLVDKHNPKVGRPHQFDKAGATIHLGNERFNKKELWGIAPDMLLHLLVLGGTGAGKTEALLSINAASSILLGGASIYLDAKAAMNTSFRYNQLLRIVGREDSLKVLSFKTGNRSVDPQSWHKNSNTLAILNSGSAELCTNIIESMMPEGGQNQVFKDKALVILKGCMPCAVELRDKEVVNITPYLIGEFMSIKIMVQMAYPQYYDNQITYIHQDTGEDVVIPNLISARKRNALRSVLIKLGIQETEKALKDTSKQPSEVAKQFSYADGYVVKPLTDFQSTYGHIFECELGEIDTTDIIQNNHVFLIFIPAMEASDDAKLTQGKIGLSLVKASISLGLGPNAEGDADDVIHNLPIDLRYISTCTVDEYAEAAKAGNFAITTSQARGLGMSMIFSNQELASLLESSKDETNKIWGNTGLKIVLKLYDSNETMDYINKLTGKRRVLMANNLKRGVVRTFQNVNEEATIQEVEAVEFRDLFEQTEGLAHIIQNGKVIRSKMFYHGLPEIKNDNFVHVRQLEVLPPTNQSVMAMRQKLMSKVVITNMLDKSEYPTVGSSDFNLPSQKPNDWIEQLLKAADFEPTEDDVSVYPTSEPASATRTESEPRETHSDVDETKTLHITPPKKKTRDSQAGRVVQNKSNTWVYGFKTSPNLANPKALADSIAALAKQSGVTKEFAEAESKMQVEKVAESMKYTSKEVEKTEQDASIMWDALLNSGKNKER, encoded by the coding sequence ATGAGTAATAGATTACATGCCCCCGTTAATGCCGATAGTGAGGTAACACGTTATTACCTTGAGTCGCGTAGCGCATTTCAACTTACAATGGACGCTTGCGCTCGTATAGAAATCAGCACACCAGTTCTTATCATATTTTGCGCGTTCGCATTTGTTTATCCTGCAGCACTCATATTGCTCATGATTATATACGGTGTGTTTTCAATTAACTTCTTCGTTAATTCTGACAAATATAAAACACTTCCGATGAAACTCCCAATCTTGCTCAAGAAACTTGTCGATAAGCACAACCCAAAGGTAGGTAGGCCTCACCAATTCGATAAAGCTGGTGCTACCATTCACCTTGGCAATGAGAGGTTTAATAAAAAAGAATTATGGGGCATTGCCCCTGACATGCTTTTGCATTTACTTGTGCTAGGCGGAACTGGGGCAGGTAAAACCGAAGCGTTATTGTCAATTAATGCGGCCAGTTCAATTCTCCTTGGGGGCGCTTCTATCTATTTGGACGCAAAAGCTGCGATGAATACTAGCTTTCGATACAACCAACTATTACGCATTGTTGGTCGTGAAGACAGCCTTAAAGTACTTTCCTTCAAAACAGGTAACAGAAGTGTTGATCCACAAAGCTGGCATAAGAACTCAAATACTTTAGCAATCTTAAATAGTGGTTCAGCAGAGTTATGTACAAATATCATTGAAAGCATGATGCCGGAAGGTGGCCAGAACCAAGTATTTAAAGATAAAGCGTTAGTAATCTTAAAAGGGTGTATGCCTTGCGCTGTAGAGTTGAGGGATAAAGAAGTAGTTAATATCACGCCCTACCTAATTGGCGAATTCATGTCGATTAAGATCATGGTTCAAATGGCATACCCTCAATATTATGATAATCAAATCACCTACATCCACCAAGATACGGGTGAAGATGTCGTTATTCCAAACCTAATTTCTGCTAGAAAAAGAAACGCACTACGTTCCGTGCTTATTAAATTGGGAATACAAGAAACCGAAAAAGCGCTTAAAGATACGTCTAAACAGCCTTCAGAAGTTGCCAAGCAATTCAGCTATGCTGATGGTTATGTAGTCAAACCGCTAACTGATTTTCAATCTACCTATGGGCACATATTTGAATGTGAGTTGGGTGAAATTGATACCACGGATATTATTCAAAATAACCATGTTTTTCTTATTTTCATCCCTGCAATGGAAGCGTCAGATGATGCGAAACTAACCCAAGGTAAAATAGGGCTATCATTAGTCAAAGCTTCAATTTCACTCGGCCTAGGTCCGAATGCAGAAGGTGATGCGGATGATGTTATTCATAATCTACCTATTGACTTAAGGTATATATCAACGTGCACAGTTGACGAGTACGCAGAGGCGGCTAAAGCAGGTAACTTTGCTATTACTACCAGCCAAGCCAGGGGCTTGGGGATGAGCATGATTTTTAGTAACCAAGAATTAGCTTCGCTGTTGGAATCTAGTAAAGATGAAACCAATAAGATATGGGGTAATACCGGTTTAAAGATTGTACTTAAACTTTATGACTCAAACGAAACTATGGATTACATCAATAAATTAACGGGTAAGCGCCGTGTTTTGATGGCCAATAACTTAAAGCGAGGGGTAGTACGTACTTTTCAAAACGTGAATGAAGAAGCAACGATACAAGAAGTCGAAGCTGTAGAATTTCGGGATTTATTTGAACAAACCGAAGGCTTAGCCCACATAATTCAAAATGGTAAAGTAATCCGCTCTAAAATGTTTTATCACGGCTTGCCAGAAATTAAGAATGACAACTTTGTGCATGTCCGACAATTGGAAGTGTTACCACCTACCAATCAATCTGTAATGGCTATGCGCCAAAAGCTGATGTCGAAAGTTGTTATCACCAATATGCTTGATAAATCTGAATATCCAACAGTGGGGTCTTCTGATTTCAATCTGCCAAGCCAAAAGCCCAATGATTGGATAGAACAATTACTTAAAGCGGCAGATTTTGAGCCCACAGAAGATGATGTGAGCGTTTATCCCACATCTGAACCTGCTAGCGCCACTCGAACAGAAAGTGAGCCACGTGAGACTCATAGCGATGTTGATGAGACAAAAACTTTACACATAACCCCCCCTAAGAAAAAGACGCGTGATAGCCAAGCGGGCAGAGTTGTCCAAAATAAATCCAACACATGGGTCTATGGTTTTAAAACAAGTCCTAACTTAGCTAACCCAAAGGCGCTGGCTGACAGTATTGCAGCACTGGCTAAACAGTCAGGAGTTACTAAAGAATTTGCAGAAGCTGAGAGTAAAATGCAGGTAGAAAAAGTTGCTGAATCTATGAAGTATACAAGTAAGGAAGTCGAAAAAACTGAACAAGATGCCTCGATTATGTGGGATGCATTACTTAATTCGGGAAAAAATAAAGAGCGTTGA
- a CDS encoding secretion/conjugation apparatus DotM-related subunit: MSAVYNIPEVGHHIGRLLLPSYSFTELGDYGSILNRVTYFDLSPYDHLELLAFISSPLRPFVFLMVLITIVRNIKKQRVRNFKTEYSFQRLAHTYKKFEPHLIPPLSVDLLSLPADEGTLARAKPPLRYCIEHELIQFYGLDNRNEIDTTKRFKPTFSKVKGAMPGYAYINPKMRDPQGQSSLFKRCVLVDDEKLKQHFIKQLDEPLNDVMAMSKARKILLAMCMLMSEGRTAGGIDRAYEYKDRVNRSFKVLKQYKNFTFKCAIAAFEADKVIAEHINDYEFKKAYNTSMYELTFLVKAIKIARTKGKFYTSHNYWLKYFDRQLFLTFNQTGTPTAWVECAAIRDQENWENQITDIRLAEPQVDSAVNALKRFMTNSEAWVYVPEGSAR, from the coding sequence ATGAGTGCTGTTTATAACATTCCTGAAGTAGGGCATCATATTGGTCGGTTACTTCTACCCTCTTATAGTTTTACAGAGTTAGGTGATTATGGAAGTATTCTTAACAGAGTTACCTATTTCGACCTTTCCCCATATGACCACCTAGAGTTGTTAGCATTTATATCTTCGCCTTTACGTCCGTTTGTATTTTTAATGGTGTTAATTACCATTGTTAGGAATATTAAAAAGCAGCGAGTCCGTAACTTTAAGACTGAATATAGTTTCCAGCGACTTGCTCATACTTACAAAAAATTTGAACCCCATCTTATTCCACCACTGTCCGTGGATTTACTGAGTTTACCTGCTGATGAAGGCACACTTGCAAGAGCTAAGCCCCCACTTCGTTATTGTATAGAGCATGAACTAATCCAGTTTTATGGATTAGATAATCGTAATGAAATTGATACCACTAAACGATTTAAGCCTACGTTTTCTAAAGTGAAAGGTGCGATGCCAGGCTATGCCTATATAAATCCTAAAATGCGAGATCCACAAGGCCAAAGCTCACTCTTTAAGCGCTGTGTTCTAGTTGATGATGAAAAGCTAAAACAACACTTCATCAAACAGCTTGATGAACCCCTCAACGATGTTATGGCCATGTCCAAAGCACGAAAAATTCTTTTGGCTATGTGCATGCTAATGTCTGAAGGAAGAACTGCAGGTGGTATCGACCGCGCTTACGAATATAAAGATAGAGTGAATCGCTCTTTTAAAGTTTTGAAACAATACAAGAACTTCACCTTTAAATGTGCCATCGCTGCGTTTGAAGCCGATAAAGTCATAGCTGAGCATATCAATGACTATGAGTTTAAGAAGGCATACAACACCTCTATGTATGAGCTTACGTTCTTAGTTAAAGCGATAAAGATTGCGCGTACCAAAGGTAAGTTTTACACCTCTCACAATTATTGGTTGAAGTATTTCGACCGCCAACTTTTCTTAACGTTTAATCAAACCGGCACTCCAACGGCGTGGGTAGAATGCGCTGCAATTCGTGACCAAGAAAATTGGGAAAATCAAATTACTGACATTCGACTTGCAGAGCCGCAAGTCGATAGCGCGGTGAATGCTTTAAAACGCTTTATGACTAATTCAGAAGCGTGGGTATATGTTCCAGAAGGGAGTGCACGATGA